The Alteromonas macleodii ATCC 27126 genome segment GACGTTTCGCTGCACGGCATGCCTAAGCGGCTACGCAAGTCGATAACCGGCAACACTGTACCGCGAAGGTTAACAATACCTTTCAGGTAATCTGGCGTACTCGGCACACTTTCAAGCTTCTCTGGTACTCGCGTAATCTCTTGCGTATCGTCAATGCTTACACCGTATTCTTGCCCATTAATCCAAAAGATGACGTATTGCTCGCAGTCATCTTCATCAATTGCTAAATCGTTGCCATCATTCATTTGAGACTCCTGCTGAATATCGGCATCAAGACTGGTTAAAGCGCTCATCAGCGCACGGCTGTAGATGTTAGAAAGGTTGATAATAGACACCAGACGTTTGCCGCCATCGCTGCGGTAGACCGCTTCAAGCAGCCCCGATTCCGCGCCGTCATTACATACCGAAGGAACAGATTCCAGTTCAGCTTCAGAAATAGACACCACATTACTGACTTTGGCTACCACAAAGCCAACGCTACCAAACTCGCTGTTTTGCGTTACTACAATGCGCGATGCTTCGTTAATTTCAGTGCGCATCATGCCAATGGAGTTCGACAAGTCGACAATGGGAATGATGCGGCCGCGCAGATTGACCAGCCCCAAAACAGAAGGTGCACTGTCCGGAAGTTGCGATATCTCTGCGGGAACACGCACAATTTCTTCTACGTCTTGAAGGTGAAATGCGAACTCTTGTTCCTCTAGCGAAAAGCACACTAACTGCTGCAAATTCTCGTCCTCTTGAGAATCTTCAGGCGCATCGTTATCAATATGCTGCATTCCCGACAGCTGCATAGTATTGCCATCTTGCTTGACGACTGCCTGTGCTTTTGCAAGCGCAGAAACATCAAGGATTTGCTCTACAGGCTGGTCGCTTTGTTTAATGATGCCCTGCATATAGTCGTAGGCGATAGAATCCGTCATTGAGGTTTTATCGATAACAGCATCGCTGCTAACACTGTAGACGCGCAGTACTCTGTCTACCAGAAATCCTACGCTACCAAGCTCAGACTCCACTACAACTACGCGGGTCACGTCACTCTCTTGTGACTTCGCTCCAAGTAAGATTGTGCTTAAGTCATACACGGGCAACACGTTCCCACGTAAGTTTGCTAAGCCAATCATTTGTGCGGGACCAAGGGGGACAGACACCATAGTCGGTACGCGAATGATTTCGCCCACCGCAAGCATGGGAAAAGTGAAACGCTCCTCGTTGACCATGAAGGACACGAACTGTTGTTCACCACCTGACATT includes the following:
- a CDS encoding chemotaxis protein CheW is translated as MSNENTNNETANETEPMSGGEQQFVSFMVNEERFTFPMLAVGEIIRVPTMVSVPLGPAQMIGLANLRGNVLPVYDLSTILLGAKSQESDVTRVVVVESELGSVGFLVDRVLRVYSVSSDAVIDKTSMTDSIAYDYMQGIIKQSDQPVEQILDVSALAKAQAVVKQDGNTMQLSGMQHIDNDAPEDSQEDENLQQLVCFSLEEQEFAFHLQDVEEIVRVPAEISQLPDSAPSVLGLVNLRGRIIPIVDLSNSIGMMRTEINEASRIVVTQNSEFGSVGFVVAKVSNVVSISEAELESVPSVCNDGAESGLLEAVYRSDGGKRLVSIINLSNIYSRALMSALTSLDADIQQESQMNDGNDLAIDEDDCEQYVIFWINGQEYGVSIDDTQEITRVPEKLESVPSTPDYLKGIVNLRGTVLPVIDLRSRLGMPCSETSERQRIVVLTKDKQRTGFIVDGVAEVKTVVRQTIEEAPSLSEMQSEFLNRLIKLNDEKRIIQIIEPKVLLDDNAVSKAQEQC